The Juglans regia cultivar Chandler chromosome 2, Walnut 2.0, whole genome shotgun sequence genome includes a window with the following:
- the LOC108991981 gene encoding malate synthase, glyoxysomal, with the protein MMDLGTYGNSTPMARKIASGYDVPEGVDIRGRYDEEFAKILTKDALQFVAVLQREFRSHIKYAVECRREAKTRYNEGAVPGFDPATRNIREGEWKCAAVPPSVADRRVEITGPVERKMIINALNSGAKVFMADCEDALSPSWENLMRGQVNLKDAVDGSITFHDRARNRVYKLNDEIAKLFVRPRGWHLPEAHIFIDGEPATGCLVDFGLYFYHNHAAFRRSQGAGFGPFFYLPKMEHSREAKIWNSVFERAEKVAGIERGSIRATVLIETLPAVFQMDEILYELRDHSVGLNCGRWDYIFSYVKTFQAHPDRLLPDRVQVGMTQHFMRSYSDLLIRTCHRRGVHAMGGMAAQIPIRDDPAANEAALDLVKKDKLREVKAGHDGTWAAHPGLIPACMEVFTNNMGSAPNQIQTMKREDSATLTEEDLLQRPRGLRTMDGLRLNTRVGIQYLAAWLTGSGSVPLYNLMEDAATAEISRVQNWQWLKYGVELNGDGLGVKVTKELFGRVVEEEMARIEREVGKDKFQKGMYKEACKIFTRQCTAPILDDFLTLDAYNHIVIYHPKGSSSL; encoded by the exons ATGATGGATTTGGGGACATATGGTAATTCCACTCCCATGGCGAGGAAGATTGCTTCGGGATATGACGTGCCGGAAGGAGTGGACATCAGGGGACGTTATGATGAAGAGTTTGCGAAGATCCTGACAAAGGATGCTTTGCAGTTTGTTGCGGTTTTGCAGCGTGAGTTCCGAAGCCATATCAAGTATGCAGTGGAGTGTCGGAGGGAAGCTAAGACGAGGTACAATGAGGGGGCGGTGCCGGGGTTTGATCCTGCCACAAGGAACATAAGGGAAGGTGAGTGGAAGTGTGCTGCAGTCCCACCATCTGTTGCTGATAGGAGGGTGGAGATTACTGGACCTGTcgaaaggaaaatgatcatcAATGCACTCAACTCTGGTGCAAAAGTCTTCATG GCCGATTGTGAAGATGCACTGTCACCAAGTTGGGAGAACCTGATGAGAGGACAGGTAAACTTGAAGGATGCTGTGGATGGGAGTATAACCTTTCATGACAGGGCCAGGAACAGGGTTTACAAGCTGAATGATGAGATAGCCAAGCTCTTTGTCCGCCCGCGAGGCTGGCACTTGCCCGAGGCACACATCTTTATTGATGGTGAACCTGCTACTGGTTGCCTTGTGGACTTTGGCCTCTACTTTTACCACAATCATGCAGCATTCCGCCGCAGCCAAGGTGCTGGGTTTGGGCCTTTCTTTTATCTTCCTAAGATGGAGCATTCAAG GGAAGCGAAAATATGGAACAGCGTGTTTGAGAGGGCAGAGAAGGTGGCAGGGATAGAAAGAGGGAGCATCAGGGCCACCGTTCTAATCGAAACACTTCCAGCAGTCTTTCAAATGGATGAAATTCTGTATGAGCTAAGGGATCACTCTGTCGGTTTGAACTGTGGAAGATGGGATTACATCTTCAGCTATGTCAAGACCTTCCAAGCACATCCGGATCGCCTGCTACCAGATAGGGTTCAGGTTGGCATGACTCAACACTTCATGCGGAGCTATTCTGATCTCCTCATCAGGACGTGCCATAGGCGTGGTGTCCATGCCATGGGTGGCATG GCAGCTCAAATTCCTATTAGGGATGATCCAGCAGCAAATGAGGCAGCATTGGATCTGGTGAAAAAGGACAAGCTAAGAGAAGTGAAGGCAGGGCACGATGGAACCTGGGCAGCCCACCCTGGACTGATCCCAGCTTGCATGGAAGTCTTTACCAACAACATGGGCTCTGCCCCTAACCAGATCCAAACCATGAAGCGCGAAGACTCAGCCACCCTAACTGAAGAAGACCTCTTGCAAAGGCCTAGAGGACTGCGCACCATGGATGGTCTTCGGCTCAATACTCGAGTTGGGATACAGTATTTGGCAGCATGGCTCACTGGATCAGGGTCAGTGCCGCTTTACAACCTCATGGAAGATGCTGCAACTGCTGAGATTAGCAGGGTTCAGAACTGGCAGTGGTTGAAATATGGAGTGGAATTGAATGGAGATGGGCTTGGGGTGAAAGTGACAAAGGAGCTCTTTGGAAGGGTGGTGGAAGAAGAGATGGCTAGGATTGAGAGAGAGGTTGGCAAAGACAAGTTTCAGAAAGGAATGTACAAGGAGGCTTGCAAGATTTTCACCCGGCAATGCACTGCCCCAATACTGGATGATTTTCTGACTCTTGATGCTTATAATCATATTGTCATATATCATCCCAAAGGATCATCCAGTCTCTGA